Below is a genomic region from Cyanobacteriota bacterium.
TCACAATAGCGAGGCGCAACGGCAAATGTCTTTGCTAGTGGATAATATATTCCCCTCTGCCTGCTATCGGTGGATTCTCAGGGGTTGCTCTTGCGTCTTACTTGGATTAACTCTGCACAGATGCTCACAGCAATTTCTTCTGGGGTGAGGGCACCGATGTCTAGGCCGATCGGGGCATGAACAGCTTGTTGCAGCATTGCTACGGATACTGAGTCAATGCCAGGCACACCGGCTTGCACAAGGGCTTGAAACACGGTCTTAACCCGTTTATGACTACCAATCATGCCAATATAGTAGGTAGGGCGTTGTAACAACAGGGTAAGAGCGGCTACATCCCAGGTATAGCCACGTGTTACTAAGGCTGCGTATAGGCTGGGCACATGAGCTAGGGTGGCGAGGGCAGGTGCGATCGGTTGTGCCAGCACCATGGTGGCATCAGGAAAGCGCTCTAGTGTGGCAAACTCAGGGCGATCGTCCTGAACCACGACTTGAAACCCAACGAGATGAGCCATGTGCGCTAGAGGAATGGCACAGTGACCAGCACCAACAATCAACAACAGGGGTGGTGGCTGGAGAGTCTCTGTAAAGAATTCGTTGGTCAGTATTGATAATGAAGCGTCGTGGGTTGGACTATCTAGTACATAAGGGCCTTGGTGTGGACTTAGGGGGGTAACAAGGGTCAGCGATCGATGGTTGGAAAGGGCAGCAACAATTCGATGGGCCAGGGTCAGCATTGTTTGACCACGCCAACGGGCTAACCAGACTGTAACATCGCCACCACAGACTCCCTGGCTGTCTCGATGGGGCTTACCAGACAAATCAATCTGCACTGCTTGACTGTTTCCTGTCACCAGCACAGACTGTGCACGATCAATCACCAAGGCTTCGCCAGCACCCCCCCCGATCGTGCCCACGATGGATCCATCAGCCCGGATGATCATCTTAGCACCGACCTCTCTAGGGGCTGATCCCCTCACTTGGATGACAGTCGCTACCACAACAGCCTCATCCTGAAGCAGGGCAGCAAGTTGGCGATAAAAATCCAGCATGGGAGTGTTACCGATTTAACCAGAGAACAGAACAGGTAACCAGTTGAGCACGTTGCACTGTGTGACCTCGTATAGTCTAAACTCGCAAATCTACAATTCAACATAGTGTGAAGTAGTGGCACTTGCAGCTATGGTGCTCTTGTCTGCTACCACTCAAGGGATGGCAGTACAACTAGTAGAGTTGCCACCAGGTAGACCCCCATCATGATTTCATAGGAGTTTACCAAGATGTGTTAGATAGTCAGAGCCAATCCTCATACAGGGAAATCAGATCTCCAGATATGAGTGGCTCTCTGTGCTAAGTGTCTCTGCCGTGTAGCCAGCGTATTTGGAGTCCATTCTTCAGCCAATATATTTTGGGTTA
It encodes:
- a CDS encoding XdhC family protein translates to MLDFYRQLAALLQDEAVVVATVIQVRGSAPREVGAKMIIRADGSIVGTIGGGAGEALVIDRAQSVLVTGNSQAVQIDLSGKPHRDSQGVCGGDVTVWLARWRGQTMLTLAHRIVAALSNHRSLTLVTPLSPHQGPYVLDSPTHDASLSILTNEFFTETLQPPPLLLIVGAGHCAIPLAHMAHLVGFQVVVQDDRPEFATLERFPDATMVLAQPIAPALATLAHVPSLYAALVTRGYTWDVAALTLLLQRPTYYIGMIGSHKRVKTVFQALVQAGVPGIDSVSVAMLQQAVHAPIGLDIGALTPEEIAVSICAELIQVRRKSNP